One region of Pirellulales bacterium genomic DNA includes:
- the nhaR gene encoding transcriptional activator NhaR, with protein MDWLNYHHLLYFWQVAREGSVVRAARALHLSQPTVSAQVRALERALGQRLFQKQGRGLVLTEVGRQVLRYAEEIFALGRELTEVVGGNKLAATTRFAVGISDALPKMTTYKLLEPALVLEPRLRIVMKIDKTDRLLTQLAEHSLDLVLVDGRARPDMNVRAFTHLLGESGVSIFATRKLARQYRRNFPQSLHGAPLLVQTTNTSLRRTLDQWFYERNLVPQIVGEVEDTAILQVLGQEGVGLFAAPSVVEKVICKQHDVCVLGQLAEAKERFYAISVERRLRHPAVVAISQAARKNLFVA; from the coding sequence GTGGACTGGCTGAACTATCATCATCTTCTCTACTTCTGGCAGGTGGCGCGCGAGGGTAGCGTCGTTCGTGCCGCACGAGCACTGCACCTTTCCCAGCCCACCGTCTCGGCTCAGGTGCGCGCGCTAGAACGGGCCCTCGGGCAGAGATTATTCCAGAAGCAAGGTCGAGGCCTGGTGCTGACCGAGGTCGGCCGACAGGTGTTGCGATACGCTGAGGAGATCTTCGCTCTGGGACGCGAACTGACGGAAGTCGTCGGCGGTAACAAATTGGCCGCGACGACGCGCTTCGCGGTGGGTATCTCGGATGCGCTACCAAAAATGACCACTTACAAGCTGCTCGAGCCGGCTTTGGTTCTCGAACCGCGCCTGCGGATCGTGATGAAGATCGACAAGACCGACCGTCTGCTCACGCAGTTAGCCGAGCACAGCCTGGACCTGGTACTGGTGGATGGTCGTGCCCGTCCCGACATGAATGTCCGCGCCTTCACGCACCTGCTGGGTGAGAGCGGCGTGAGCATTTTCGCGACGCGAAAGTTGGCTCGACAATATCGGCGCAATTTCCCCCAGTCGTTGCACGGTGCGCCCCTGCTGGTACAAACGACAAATACGTCACTGCGACGAACTTTGGACCAATGGTTCTACGAACGCAATTTGGTGCCCCAAATCGTGGGCGAGGTCGAGGACACTGCCATCTTGCAGGTCCTGGGGCAGGAAGGCGTCGGACTGTTCGCAGCGCCGTCCGTCGTGGAAAAGGTGATCTGCAAGCAACACGACGTATGCGTCTTGGGGCAACTGGCCGAGGCAAAGGAACGCTTTTATGCGATTTCTGTCGAAAGACGGTTGCGACATCCGGCGGTTGTCGCCATTTCACAGGCCGCACGCAAAAACTTGTTCGTTGCCTAA
- a CDS encoding patatin-like phospholipase family protein, with product MPRPPLVSTARAAPRTFALCATLCVASGLGCVQVQHTGPCVPTGLLTPDATVDLNSTTEGHHSLEREVLTETLTRLKSTRSPELASNAKKYNALALSGGGSYGAFSAGVLNGWTASGQRPQFDIVSGVSTGALIATYAFLGPRYDEALRKFYTTTTTADVYHKRFKPAVLWSDSFVSSTPLQCAIERGVSPQLLCEVAQAHAEGRRLFIGTTNLDTGRLVIWDMGAIASKGDPESLVLYRKIILASASAPGFFPPVNIDVSVNGQSYSEMHVDGGTTAQVFFRSSMLQIDPAEFSGGRRPLTGSRVYVVVAGKAFPDPKCIEDRALKIASRSLSALTHAQTRNDLVRIYTLTMLTGMDFRVAAIPQDWPIQEDGMVFDEASMRNLYDRGYQWTVAGRAWADLPPVLDASQQSIPRAGTRFLAPLAGNLPCGT from the coding sequence ATGCCAAGGCCCCCGCTGGTTTCCACCGCACGCGCCGCTCCCCGGACTTTCGCACTCTGTGCGACCCTCTGCGTCGCTTCGGGCCTTGGCTGCGTGCAGGTGCAGCATACGGGCCCCTGTGTCCCCACAGGTTTGCTTACTCCCGACGCGACCGTCGATCTGAATTCCACGACGGAAGGGCATCACTCTCTCGAACGAGAAGTCTTGACCGAAACTCTCACCCGCTTGAAATCCACGCGATCGCCGGAACTTGCCTCGAACGCCAAGAAGTACAACGCCTTGGCATTGTCCGGCGGCGGCAGCTACGGCGCATTTTCGGCGGGTGTGCTCAATGGTTGGACCGCCAGCGGCCAGCGGCCCCAGTTTGACATTGTCAGCGGCGTCAGCACGGGCGCGCTGATCGCTACCTATGCCTTTTTGGGCCCGCGCTACGATGAGGCCTTGCGCAAGTTTTATACCACGACCACTACTGCCGACGTCTACCACAAGCGATTTAAGCCAGCCGTGTTATGGTCTGACTCATTTGTGTCGTCCACACCACTGCAGTGCGCCATCGAACGCGGCGTCAGTCCACAGTTGCTCTGCGAAGTGGCTCAGGCGCACGCTGAAGGACGGCGGCTTTTTATCGGCACCACCAACTTGGACACCGGTCGTCTGGTCATCTGGGATATGGGGGCGATCGCCTCGAAGGGCGATCCTGAATCACTCGTGCTTTACCGCAAGATCATTTTGGCATCGGCCTCGGCACCTGGGTTCTTTCCCCCCGTTAACATCGACGTCTCTGTAAATGGCCAAAGTTATTCGGAAATGCACGTCGATGGCGGGACCACGGCTCAGGTCTTCTTTCGCTCGTCGATGTTACAGATCGACCCGGCCGAGTTCAGTGGCGGCCGGCGCCCCCTTACCGGCTCGCGAGTTTACGTCGTGGTCGCCGGCAAGGCCTTTCCAGATCCCAAATGCATTGAGGATCGCGCGTTGAAGATCGCCAGTAGATCGTTGAGTGCGCTGACCCATGCCCAGACGCGTAATGACCTGGTGCGCATTTACACGCTGACGATGCTTACCGGAATGGACTTTCGCGTTGCCGCCATTCCCCAGGACTGGCCCATCCAGGAGGACGGCATGGTGTTCGACGAAGCATCTATGCGCAACCTCTACGACCGAGGGTATCAATGGACGGTCGCCGGTCGCGCCTGGGCCGACCTCCCTCCGGTACTGGACGCATCGCAGCAAAGTATTCCCCGAGCTGGCACGCGCTTTCTTGCGCCTCTGGCCGGAAATTTGCCCTGTGGTACGTGA
- a CDS encoding alpha-hydroxy-acid oxidizing protein has translation MYGDYELEIYAAGLRGILPKLPIDMATLEKKAVESWSETISSYVQGGCGDERTQNLNVAAFERWGIVPRMMVDASRRDLSIELFGMKLPTPIFMAPIGVLGICAQDGHGDLAAARAAAKTGVPMVASTLTVDPIEAIVPEFGSVPGFFQLYTPNDRGVAESFVHRAEAAGFKGIVVTLDTWIAGWRPRDLTRSNFPQLRGHCLANYFTDPVFRSRLAKPPEEDPVAAIQFWAKTFGASLTWNDLPWLRSLTRLPLLLKGICHPDDVRRAIDGGVDGIYCSTHGGRQANGGVGCLEMLPAVVEAAGTVPVLFDSGVRTGTDIVKAIALGATAVGIGRPCTWGVALDGTNGIVHVLRCLLAEADLLMAIDGYPTLADVRSATMIKL, from the coding sequence ATGTACGGCGACTACGAATTAGAAATTTACGCGGCCGGGCTGCGCGGAATCTTGCCCAAGCTTCCCATCGACATGGCCACGCTCGAAAAGAAGGCCGTCGAGTCCTGGTCAGAGACTATCTCCTCGTACGTGCAGGGTGGCTGTGGAGACGAACGGACCCAAAACCTCAACGTCGCGGCGTTCGAGCGGTGGGGCATCGTCCCTCGCATGATGGTCGACGCCTCAAGGCGCGACCTATCCATCGAGTTGTTTGGCATGAAGCTGCCGACTCCGATCTTCATGGCCCCGATTGGAGTTCTGGGGATCTGCGCCCAGGATGGCCACGGCGATTTGGCGGCCGCGCGTGCCGCCGCCAAGACGGGTGTGCCAATGGTGGCATCCACTCTGACCGTAGACCCCATCGAGGCCATCGTCCCCGAGTTCGGTAGCGTGCCGGGCTTCTTTCAACTCTATACGCCGAACGATCGCGGCGTCGCCGAGAGTTTTGTCCATCGCGCAGAAGCGGCAGGGTTCAAGGGAATCGTCGTCACGCTCGATACTTGGATTGCAGGCTGGCGACCAAGGGATCTGACGCGGTCAAACTTTCCGCAATTGCGCGGGCACTGCCTGGCGAATTATTTCACCGATCCAGTGTTCCGCTCGCGGCTGGCCAAGCCTCCCGAGGAAGATCCCGTTGCGGCCATTCAATTTTGGGCAAAGACGTTCGGAGCATCGCTCACTTGGAACGACCTCCCTTGGTTAAGGTCGCTCACGAGGCTTCCACTATTGCTCAAGGGCATTTGTCATCCTGACGACGTTCGGCGAGCGATCGACGGCGGCGTCGACGGCATCTACTGCTCCACTCATGGGGGCCGGCAAGCCAATGGCGGCGTCGGCTGTTTGGAAATGTTACCGGCGGTTGTCGAAGCAGCGGGTACTGTTCCGGTGCTATTTGATTCCGGAGTTCGAACGGGAACCGACATCGTCAAAGCAATCGCGCTGGGCGCCACGGCAGTTGGTATCGGGCGACCCTGCACCTGGGGTGTGGCCCTGGATGGGACGAATGGCATCGTCCATGTATTGCGATGTTTGCTCGCCGAAGCCGATCTGTTGATGGCCATCGACGGATACCCAACCCTGGCTGATGTCCGGTCAGCCACGATGATTAAGCTTTAG
- a CDS encoding carbonic anhydrase, translating to MSTLNYPNQATRADEPGSRRPETPDEVLLALAEGNQRFVRGETLASHRNMARLKEVAALQAPIAVFLGCADSRVPVEIVFDQGFGDLFVNRIAGNVATPEIIGSLEFGTCILGAKIIYVLGHTSCGAVTAAMKREPQPGQFSSLFQHLRPAVKSSGNDVDRAIRENVINQAMTVVEASPDIAALIDEGKLKMAGGVYDLATGIVTTLPVMPR from the coding sequence ATGAGCACGCTCAACTATCCGAACCAGGCGACGAGAGCAGACGAGCCAGGAAGCCGGCGCCCTGAGACGCCGGATGAGGTATTGCTTGCCCTAGCGGAAGGAAACCAGCGTTTCGTCCGCGGCGAGACCTTGGCGTCGCATCGAAATATGGCGCGACTTAAAGAGGTCGCGGCGCTGCAAGCTCCGATTGCGGTCTTCCTAGGCTGTGCCGATTCGCGAGTTCCCGTCGAAATCGTATTCGACCAAGGGTTCGGCGATTTGTTCGTCAACCGCATTGCTGGAAACGTAGCCACTCCGGAAATCATCGGCAGTTTGGAATTCGGTACATGCATTCTCGGGGCGAAAATCATTTACGTGTTAGGGCATACGTCTTGTGGCGCAGTAACCGCAGCCATGAAGCGCGAACCACAGCCGGGCCAATTCAGTTCGCTGTTTCAGCATTTGCGTCCGGCGGTGAAATCGTCGGGGAATGATGTCGACCGCGCCATCCGCGAGAACGTCATCAATCAAGCCATGACCGTGGTCGAGGCCTCGCCCGACATTGCTGCACTCATCGACGAGGGCAAGCTCAAGATGGCGGGAGGGGTCTACGATCTGGCCACGGGAATCGTCACAACCTTACCGGTTATGCCCAGGTAG
- a CDS encoding Gfo/Idh/MocA family oxidoreductase, protein MGRRRFLRTAAIAGTAAFAAPAILRARNLNEKLNIAVIGCGGRGASNMQAVASENIVALCDVNSDNLARAAEAHPQARRFDDFRKLFDQAGEVDAVVVSTCEHAHAFATLPALQLGKHVYCEKPLTYNVWEARVIREAAARANVATQMGTQIHAGDNYRRVVELIRTSAIGPVREVHVWVNRAWGWQAREADATQAGDIVFTESRPAETQPIPPDLNWDLWLGAAPERPFHSVYFPGPKWYRWWDFGNGTMSDLGSHWVDLPFWALDLKAPLAIEAQGPPPHPEIAPASMQVTYQYGSRDSSPALELTWYQGRNKPKIWQDGGIPRWDSGVLFVGDKGMLLSDYGKYLLLPADKFAGFAPPEPFIPKSLGHHAEWLHACKTGAPTTCNFEYAGWLTEANHLGNVAFRAGMRLEWDAANMRATNCSDAERFLRRDYRSGWKLA, encoded by the coding sequence GTGGGCCGTCGCCGTTTCTTGCGAACCGCAGCGATCGCCGGCACGGCAGCATTCGCCGCTCCAGCCATCCTGCGGGCTAGAAACCTGAACGAGAAGCTCAACATCGCCGTCATCGGCTGCGGCGGACGTGGCGCGAGCAACATGCAAGCCGTCGCGTCTGAGAATATCGTCGCGCTATGCGACGTGAATTCCGACAACCTTGCTCGCGCGGCAGAAGCACATCCGCAGGCGCGTCGTTTCGACGACTTTCGCAAACTTTTCGACCAAGCCGGCGAGGTCGACGCCGTCGTCGTCAGCACCTGCGAACACGCGCATGCCTTTGCCACACTCCCGGCGTTGCAACTCGGCAAGCATGTCTACTGCGAGAAACCGCTTACCTACAATGTTTGGGAGGCGCGCGTTATTCGCGAGGCAGCCGCACGCGCCAACGTTGCCACGCAAATGGGGACGCAAATCCATGCCGGCGACAATTACCGCCGTGTCGTAGAACTGATTCGAACCAGCGCAATTGGGCCTGTGCGAGAGGTTCACGTTTGGGTTAACAGAGCCTGGGGCTGGCAAGCCCGTGAAGCGGATGCCACGCAGGCCGGCGACATCGTTTTTACGGAGAGCCGGCCCGCCGAGACACAGCCGATTCCGCCTGACCTGAATTGGGACCTGTGGTTGGGGGCTGCGCCCGAACGGCCGTTTCACAGCGTCTACTTTCCCGGACCAAAATGGTATCGCTGGTGGGATTTCGGCAACGGCACGATGAGCGATTTGGGCAGTCACTGGGTCGACCTGCCGTTTTGGGCGCTCGACCTGAAAGCGCCACTGGCGATCGAAGCCCAAGGGCCGCCGCCGCATCCGGAAATCGCGCCGGCTTCCATGCAAGTCACCTATCAGTACGGATCGCGCGACTCATCACCAGCGCTCGAGTTGACCTGGTATCAAGGCCGTAACAAACCGAAGATCTGGCAAGATGGCGGGATTCCCAGGTGGGACAGCGGAGTGCTTTTCGTCGGCGACAAAGGAATGTTACTGTCCGACTACGGCAAATATTTGCTATTGCCGGCGGACAAGTTTGCAGGGTTCGCGCCACCCGAGCCATTCATTCCCAAGTCCCTCGGACATCATGCGGAGTGGTTGCACGCCTGCAAGACGGGCGCGCCTACGACCTGCAACTTCGAGTACGCCGGCTGGTTGACCGAAGCCAACCATTTGGGTAACGTCGCCTTTCGCGCAGGTATGCGGCTCGAATGGGACGCGGCGAATATGCGTGCGACAAACTGCTCGGACGCTGAACGCTTTCTGCGTCGCGACTATCGCTCGGGATGGAAATTAGCCTGA
- a CDS encoding ATPase domain-containing protein: MAQLAHSSSIIRSKTGIPGLDEVLNGGLIPHRLYLIDGDPGAGKTTLAIQYLREGLQAGERSLYITLSETKEELVAGAKSHGWSLNGIEIVELIAEAEELDGESLVTMYHPSEIELTETTSKILAAVDRINPVRVVFDSLSELRLLAQNSLRYRRQILALKQFFIGRKCTVLLLDDHTSEGSDLQLQSIAHGVISLDQLAPIYGAERRRLRVMKMRGSSYRGGYHDFAIREGGLVVFPRIVASEHNEPFVPEHIKSGVTTLDTLLGGGPDRGTSTLLMGPAGSGKSTLAVQYAVAAAARGDHAAIFAFDESLATLDARTAALGIKFKEGTEAGQVKLHQIDPAELSPGEFASLVQESVEQDNARVIVIDSLNGYMNAMPEEQFLTAQLHELLSYLGKQGVTTILVVAQHGMLGTNMQSPVDTSYLADSVVLLRYFEYSGKVKKAISVVKKRSGAHEESIRELRFDDKGIHLSEPLVQFRGILTGTPVHVGEDQLSPHEVVDGRRNDSRRL, from the coding sequence ATGGCTCAACTAGCGCACAGTTCGTCGATCATCCGATCAAAAACCGGAATTCCAGGTTTAGACGAGGTCCTGAACGGCGGCCTGATACCGCACCGTCTCTATCTTATCGACGGAGATCCCGGTGCGGGTAAGACCACCCTGGCGATACAATACCTGCGCGAGGGGTTGCAAGCAGGCGAACGATCTCTGTACATCACGCTTTCCGAGACCAAGGAAGAACTGGTTGCGGGCGCCAAATCGCATGGTTGGTCGCTGAACGGCATTGAGATCGTCGAGCTTATTGCTGAAGCCGAGGAACTCGATGGCGAGTCGCTAGTGACGATGTATCACCCCTCCGAAATCGAGCTCACGGAAACCACATCAAAGATTCTGGCGGCTGTAGACAGGATAAATCCAGTGAGGGTCGTCTTCGATTCCCTTTCTGAATTGCGACTCTTGGCACAAAACTCTCTGCGCTATCGTCGCCAAATCCTCGCGCTGAAGCAGTTTTTTATCGGTCGTAAATGTACAGTTCTGCTTCTCGACGATCACACGTCAGAAGGCTCTGATTTGCAATTGCAAAGCATCGCGCACGGGGTCATTTCGCTGGATCAGCTGGCGCCGATTTATGGAGCCGAGCGGCGCAGGCTGCGCGTGATGAAAATGCGCGGAAGTTCTTATCGCGGAGGCTACCACGACTTCGCGATTCGCGAAGGGGGGCTCGTGGTGTTCCCGCGGATCGTGGCGTCCGAACATAACGAACCGTTCGTTCCTGAGCACATCAAGAGCGGAGTCACGACACTCGACACGCTCTTGGGTGGTGGCCCCGATCGAGGCACCAGTACACTGCTCATGGGTCCAGCCGGTTCTGGCAAATCGACGCTCGCCGTGCAATACGCCGTAGCGGCCGCTGCACGTGGCGATCACGCTGCCATTTTTGCTTTCGACGAAAGCCTGGCGACGTTAGATGCTCGCACTGCTGCGCTGGGGATTAAGTTCAAGGAAGGAACCGAAGCGGGCCAGGTAAAGCTGCATCAGATCGATCCTGCGGAACTATCGCCCGGAGAGTTCGCCTCGTTAGTACAAGAATCCGTCGAACAGGATAACGCTCGGGTGATTGTTATTGACAGCTTGAATGGCTACATGAATGCCATGCCCGAGGAGCAGTTCCTCACCGCGCAACTGCATGAACTTCTAAGCTACCTGGGCAAACAGGGCGTCACCACAATCCTGGTCGTCGCTCAACACGGGATGCTGGGCACGAACATGCAATCACCCGTTGATACGAGCTATCTGGCCGATTCAGTCGTCTTGCTCCGCTACTTCGAATACTCGGGCAAGGTAAAAAAGGCCATTTCCGTTGTTAAAAAACGCAGTGGGGCGCATGAAGAGTCGATTCGCGAACTCCGCTTCGACGACAAAGGCATTCATCTGAGTGAGCCGCTTGTACAATTCCGCGGCATTTTGACCGGCACTCCCGTGCACGTCGGCGAGGACCAGCTCTCTCCACATGAAGTCGTCGATGGACGCCGCAATGACTCCCGAAGACTTTAG
- a CDS encoding ATP-binding protein: protein MDAAMTPEDFSQRVLLLTPTRKDGDVTASLLAKAGIACQVCVDLRYLADEIYKGAGAVLITEEIISANGIQQLLGALEHQPTWSNLPIVMLMKGSVTSPVAAKVLRDLRNVTLLERPAPTRSVVSAVQSAIRSRQWQYQIRDHLESIRLGQIERQQLLESERTARQESDRAGRIKDEFLATLSHELRTPLNAIVGWAQLIKMNSGDREMVEEGIGVIDRNVRVQTQLIEDLLDMSRIISGKVRLDVQHVALSEVIDAALESVIPALTAKEIRLEKVVDPSIGSVSGDPGRLQQVLWNLLTNAIKFTAKGGKLHVLAERVNSHLEVSVTDNGEGIAPEFLPQLFERFTQADASTTRKHGGLGLGLSIVRSLVEMHGGTISAKSAGIGQGATFLIKLPLRVVNGPEPGPAIHPGSISKHDLSRDRPRLKGLKILVVDDEPDARELVRRFLIECEGIPTLAASASEAISLLPAISPDVIISDIGMPYQDGYAFMRSVRAQGLKTPALALTAFARPEDRIRSIQAGYQMHLPKPVDPVELVAVIASLAGRYNASHER, encoded by the coding sequence ATGGACGCCGCAATGACTCCCGAAGACTTTAGTCAGCGCGTCCTCTTGCTGACGCCCACACGCAAAGATGGTGACGTCACTGCATCGTTGTTGGCCAAAGCCGGCATCGCTTGCCAAGTATGCGTCGATTTGCGCTATCTGGCCGACGAAATCTATAAAGGAGCCGGCGCCGTCCTGATCACAGAAGAAATCATTAGTGCCAACGGCATTCAGCAATTGCTCGGTGCCTTGGAGCATCAGCCCACCTGGTCGAACCTGCCCATCGTCATGTTAATGAAGGGTAGCGTCACATCACCAGTCGCCGCAAAGGTGCTGCGCGACCTGAGAAATGTCACTCTGCTGGAGCGACCGGCGCCCACACGTTCGGTCGTTAGCGCCGTACAGTCCGCAATTCGCAGCCGGCAGTGGCAATATCAGATTCGCGATCATCTCGAGTCCATTCGACTTGGCCAAATTGAGCGACAGCAGCTCTTGGAAAGCGAGCGCACCGCGCGGCAAGAATCCGATAGAGCAGGTCGCATCAAGGACGAGTTCTTGGCAACTTTGAGCCACGAATTGCGGACGCCGCTCAATGCCATCGTCGGCTGGGCCCAGCTGATCAAAATGAACTCCGGCGATCGAGAAATGGTCGAGGAAGGCATAGGCGTTATCGATCGTAACGTTCGGGTGCAAACGCAGCTTATCGAAGATCTGCTCGACATGAGCAGAATCATCTCCGGAAAGGTTCGTCTAGACGTGCAACACGTGGCGCTCTCGGAGGTTATTGATGCGGCGCTCGAATCCGTTATTCCGGCGCTTACGGCCAAGGAAATACGTTTGGAGAAAGTGGTCGACCCGTCGATTGGCTCGGTCAGCGGCGATCCGGGGCGACTACAGCAGGTGCTCTGGAATCTACTAACGAACGCGATCAAGTTTACGGCGAAAGGTGGCAAGCTGCACGTGCTGGCAGAGCGCGTCAATTCGCACTTGGAAGTCAGTGTTACGGATAATGGTGAGGGCATCGCCCCCGAGTTTCTCCCGCAACTTTTCGAGCGATTCACGCAGGCCGACGCGTCCACCACCCGCAAGCATGGCGGACTCGGCCTGGGACTATCCATCGTGCGGAGCCTCGTCGAAATGCACGGCGGCACGATTAGCGCCAAAAGCGCCGGGATAGGCCAGGGGGCCACGTTCCTCATTAAGCTGCCATTGCGCGTCGTAAATGGTCCAGAACCTGGCCCGGCGATTCACCCCGGCTCTATCTCGAAGCATGATTTGTCCCGCGACCGGCCGAGACTCAAAGGGCTCAAGATTCTGGTGGTCGATGACGAGCCCGATGCGCGGGAGCTAGTGCGACGCTTTTTAATCGAGTGCGAAGGCATACCGACGCTGGCTGCATCAGCCTCTGAAGCCATATCGCTGCTGCCGGCCATTTCGCCCGACGTAATTATTAGCGACATCGGCATGCCCTATCAGGACGGATACGCATTTATGCGCAGCGTTCGCGCGCAAGGATTAAAAACGCCGGCGCTGGCCCTGACGGCCTTTGCCCGTCCCGAAGATCGAATCCGGTCTATTCAAGCCGGCTACCAGATGCATCTTCCCAAACCGGTGGATCCCGTCGAACTAGTGGCGGTGATTGCCAGTCTCGCGGGACGCTACAACGCCTCGCACGAGCGCTAG
- a CDS encoding response regulator, translated as MATVDRGRPLNVLIVEDNKGAAGVFQALFNVHGHRAVVAHDGSQALDMARKESLDVVICDLGLPDMDGFEVVRRMRADPAIPYHPVCALTSRTDEVSRRKAAEVGFDGYIVKPPNFPELIGFLKKYQR; from the coding sequence ATGGCAACTGTCGATCGGGGTCGGCCCCTCAATGTTTTGATCGTCGAAGATAACAAGGGGGCGGCAGGCGTATTCCAGGCTTTGTTCAATGTACACGGTCACCGGGCCGTGGTGGCACACGATGGATCGCAGGCTCTCGATATGGCCCGCAAAGAGTCACTTGATGTCGTCATTTGCGACCTTGGCTTGCCTGATATGGATGGATTCGAGGTGGTTCGCAGGATGCGAGCCGATCCCGCGATTCCCTACCATCCCGTCTGTGCCTTGACGTCGAGGACGGACGAAGTGTCGCGAAGGAAAGCGGCGGAAGTCGGATTCGATGGCTACATTGTCAAGCCGCCCAACTTCCCCGAGCTGATTGGCTTTCTCAAAAAGTATCAGCGTTGA